From Glycine soja cultivar W05 chromosome 4, ASM419377v2, whole genome shotgun sequence, the proteins below share one genomic window:
- the LOC114408500 gene encoding actin cytoskeleton-regulatory complex protein pan1-like, with the protein MAGPNMDQFEAFFRRADLDGDGRISGAEAVSFFQGSNLPKQVLAQVWAYADQAKTGFLGRAEFFNALRLVTVAQSKRDLTPDIVKAALYGPAAAKIPAPQINLAAVPQPRPNSMPGAGSVGQMGVTAPNLAQSFPYRGQGLAGPGANPQYYPSQQHPGMRPPQSMPAGGGLRPQQGVAGPDISRGVNIAGHNFSNPGVVSNDWNNVRPGMVATRPAGLTPSAALPSSTSPISPMPQSSPISPMPQSTTVNTKALGVSGNGFSSNSVLGNDFFSAASLTPKQEPAGLSYSVSNVSSAIVPVSTAPQPAIKQNSLDSLQSAYSSMLPANSQFQRAQSAPNISQQISPPASSSPNTPSGLGNANSDNSHLSWPKMKPTDVQKYTKVFMEVDTDRDGKITGEQARSLFLSWRLPIDVLKKVWDLSDQDNDSMLSLKEFCFALYLMERYREGRPLPESLPSNVLFDETLMSMIGQPKIAYGNAGWGIGQGFQQQQGIPGARPVAPTAGLRPPVQGSSAQADGTQQPNQQKSGTPVLDDSFLNRAENGEQNILNSKPQEATTAEKKFEETQNVILDSKEKLELYRNKMQELVLYKSRCDNRLNEITERASADKREAESLGKKYEEKYKQVAEIVSKLTVEEAKFRDIQDRKVELQQAIVKMVQGGSADGILQVRAERIQSDLEELFKALAERCKKHGLDVKSITMVQLPAGWQPGIPEGAALWDEDWDKFEDEGFANDLTYTSSKPKSAFIDGEQNLSDDNSVHGSPVNANGKQENSANGDYTVEDESYAHSEDDLARIPHSLAGRSTVESPSQDFSNSHFGKSFEADAETHRSFDESTWGAFDNNDDVDSVWGFNTKTKDSDFEQRDFFKSDDFGINPVRTGSTHTDGTFQTKSPFAFDDSVPATPVSKFAFDDSVPATPVSKFENSPRYSEAGDHFFDMSRFDSFRHESGYSPQPERLTRFDSISSSKDFGYNNHKFTRFDSISSSKDFGSNPETLTRFDSMSSSNDFGFGRQGHARFDSISSTKDFGHSGPFSFDDSDPFGSSGPFKVSSENHSPKKGSDNWSAF; encoded by the exons GTGTGGGCGTATGCTGATCAGGCCAAAACGGGTTTCCTTGGGCGCGCGGAGTTTTTTAATGCTCTAAGGTTAGTCACTGTGGCTCAGAGTAAGCGAGATTTAACGCCTGATATTGTGAAGGCAGCTTTGTATGGTCCTGCTGCTGCTAAAATCCCTGCCCCACAGATTAATCTTGCTGCTGTGCCTCAACCACGCCCGAATTCGATGCCCGGTGCTGGGTCTGTCGGGCAGATGGGTGTTACCGCACCCAATTTGGCTCAAAGTTTTCCCTATAGAGGACAAGGGTTGGCAGGTCCTGGTGCAAACCCGCAATATTATCCTTCGCAGCAGCATCCTGGCATGAGACCTCCTCAATCCATGCCTGCTGGTGGCGGTCTGCGTCCACAACAGGGTGTTGCAGGTCCAGATATTTCTAGAGGAGTTAACATAGCTGGTCACAATTTCTCAAATCCTGGCGTCGTCTCGAATGATTGGAATAATGTAAGGCCTGGTATGGTTGCTACCAGACCTGCTGGACTGACCCCATCAGCTGCATTACCGTCATCAACATCTCCAATCTCACCAATGCCGCAGTCATCTCCAATCTCACCAATGCCCCAGTCTACAACTGTTAACACTAAAGCATTAGGTGTATCTGGAAATGGGTTCTCCTCCAATTCAGTTTTGGGCAATGATTTTTTCTCTGCTGCCTCATTGACACCGAAACAAGAACCTGCTGGACTGAGTTACTCTGTCAGCAATGTCTCATCAGCCATTGTTCCTGTTTCCACTGCTCCCCAACCTGCAATTAAGCAAAATTCTCTTGACTCATTGCAGAGTGCATATTCTTCAATGCTGCCTGCAAATAGTCAGTTTCAGCGGGCACAATCTGCACCAAACATAAGCCAACAAATTTCACcaccagcttcttcttctccaaatACACCATCTGGGCTTGGAAATGCAAATTCTGACAATTCACATCTTTCTTGGCCAAAAATGAAACCTACTGATGTGCAGAAGTATACAAAGGTGTTTATGGAAGTTGACACCGACAGGGATGGGAAAATCACTGGGGAGCAGGCACGCAGTCTATTTTTAAGCTGGAGATTACCCATAg ATGTCTTAAAGAAGGTGTGGGACTTGtctgatcaggataatgatagCATGCTTTCTTTGAAGGAGTTTTGCTTTGCTCTTTATTTGATGGAACGTTACAGGGAAGGTCGTCCTCTTCCAGAGTCTCTTCCAAGCAATGTTTTGTTTGACGAGACACTGATGTCAATGATAGGCCAACCaaaaattgcttatggaaatgCAGGCTGGGGTATTGGCCAAG GTTTTCAGCAGCAACAAGGGATTCCAGGTGCTCGGCCAGTGGCACCAACAGCTGGTTTGAGGCCACCAGTTCAGGGAAGTTCTGCCCAGGCTGATGGCACTCAACAGCCCAATCAGCAAAAGTCAGGAACACCTGTGTTGGACGATTCCTTTTTGAATCGTGCAGAAAATGGTGAGCAGAATATATTGAATTCAAAGCCTCAAGAGGCAACAACTGCGGAGAAAAAG TTTGAAGAAACTCAGAATGTGATTTTGGATTCAAAAGAGAAGCTTGAGTTATACCGCAACAAAATGCAGGAACTG GTTCTATATAAAAGCAGATGCGATAATCGACTAAATGAGATTACGGAAAGGGCATCTGCGGATAAGCGTGAG GCAGAATCATTGGGCAAGAAATATGAAGAGAAATACAAACAAGTAGCAGAAATAGTATCAAAATTGACCGTTGAAGAAGCTAAATTTCGTGATATACAG GATAGGAAGGTGGAGTTGCAGCAAGCAATTGTCAAAATGGTACAAGGAGGCAGTGCAGATGGTATCCTTCAG GTCCGTGCTGAACGCATACAGTCAGATCTCGAGGAGTTATTTAAGGCTCTAGCCGAACGGTGCAAGAAACATGGGCTAGATGTGAAGTCAATTACAATGGTTCAGCTTCCTGCTG GTTGGCAACCTGGAATTCCAGAGGGAGCAGCTCTTTGGGATGAAGATTGGGATAAATTTGAGGATGAAG GATTTGCTAATGATCTCACTTATACATCTTCAAAACCGAAGTCGGCATTTATTGATGGAGAACAAAATTTATCTGATGATAATTCTGTTCATGGTTCACCTGTGAATGCAAATGGGAAGCAAGAAAATTCTGCTAATGGTGATTATACAGTTGAGGATGAATCCTATGCACACAGTGAAGATGACCTGGCAAGAATCCCCCATAGTCTAGCTGGGAGGAGTACGGTGGAGAGTCCTTCTCAAGACTTTTCAAATTCTcattttggaaaaagttttgaagcaGATGCAGAAACACACAG AAGTTTTGATGAATCAACCTGGGGTGCATTTGACAACAACGATGATGTGGACTCAGTGTGGGGTTTTAACACCAAGACCAAG GACTCTGACTTCGAGCAGAGAGATTTCTTTAAATCTGATGATTTTGGTATAAACCCAGTTAGAACAGGATCTACACATACAGATGGCACGTTCCAGACGAAAAGCCCATTTGCTTTTGATGATTCAGTGCCTGCAACTCCAGTTTCCAAATTTGCTTTTGATGATTCAGTGCCTGCAACTCCAGTTTCCAAGTTCGAAAACTCTCCAAGGTACAGTGAGGCAGGGGATCACTTCTTTGACATGTCAAGGTTTGATTCCTTCAGGCACGAAAGTGGATATTCTCCACAACCAGAGAGGCTCACGAGATTTGATTCAATAAGTAGCAGCAAGGATTTTGGCTACAATAATCATAAATTCACAAGGTTTGACTCCATAAGTAGCAGCAAGGATTTTGGCTCCAATCCTGAGACGCTCACAAGGTTTGATTCCATGAGTAGCAGCAACGATTTTGGCTTTGGTCGTCAGGGACATGCAAGGTTTGACTCAATTAGTAGCACCAAGGACTTCGGTCACAGTGGTCCATTCTCTTTTGATGACTCTGATCCATTCGGCTCCTCTGGCCCTTTTAAGGTCTCTTCTGAAAATCATTCTCCGAAGAAAGGTTCAGATAACTGGAGTGCATTCTAG